The following are from one region of the Salvia splendens isolate huo1 chromosome 2, SspV2, whole genome shotgun sequence genome:
- the LOC121781938 gene encoding dynamin-2B-like isoform X1, producing MEAIEELVQLSESMRQASALLADEDVDETTSSSSSSKRSSTFLNVVALGNTGAGKSAVLNSLIGHPALPTGEGGATRAPICVDLTRDSSLSSRSIMLQIDSKSQAVSASALRHSLQDRLGKASGKSRDEIYLKLRTSTAPPLKLIDLPGADKGNVDDSLSLYAERSDAILLVVIPAAQAPEVASAKAIRIAKELDGECTRTVGVISKVDQASSDPKVLAAVQALLLNQGPRSTSDIPWVALIGQSVAIASAQSGSVGADNSLENAWRAESESLKSILTGAPQSKLGRLALVETIAQQIRSRMKIRLPNLLTGLQGKSQVVQDELFRLGEQMVHSSEGTRALALELCREFEDKFLQHITTGEGSGWKVVSSFEGNFPNRIKQLPLDRHFDINNVKRIVLEADGYQPYLISPEKGLRSLIKGVLELAKESSRLCVDEVHRVLVDIVSASANATPGLGRYPPFKREVIAIATTALEGFKNEAKTMVVALVDMERAYVPPQHFIRLVQRRMDRQRREEELKGRSSKKGSEAEQSILNRAASPQTGGSSKPMKDSKSGLQDKDKDKDAQEGSGLKIAGPDGELTAGFLLKKSTKTNGWSRRWFVLNGKTGKLGYTKKQEERHFRGVITLEECNLEEVAENEETPPAKSSKDKKANGPDSGKAPSLVFKLTSRVPYKTVLKANSAVVLKAESATDKAEWLNKLRDVISSKGGQVKGESGPPLRQSLSDGSLETMTRRPADPEEELRWMSQEVRGYVEAVLNSLAANVPKAVVLCQVEKSKEDMLFKLYSSISAQSMARIEELLQEDQNVKRRRERIQKQSSILSKLTRQLSIHDNRAAAASSYSNGVGAVESPTTAGPSSGDDWRSAFDTAANGPNLSYGDSRSNGHSRRNSDPSQNGDINPGGRRTPTRVPPAPPSSGSGYRF from the exons ATGGAGGCTATCGAGGAACTGGTGCAGCTCTCGGAATCGATGCGGCAGGCGTCGGCGTTGCTCGCCGATGAGGATGTTGACGAGACGACGTCTTCGTCTTCTTCATCCAAGCGCTCGTCCACTTTCCTCAATGTCGTTGCTCTTGGAAACACT GGTGCAGGTAAGTCAGCTGTACTGAATAGTCTAATCGGGCATCCAGCATTG CCAACTGGTGAAGGTGGTGCAACCCGTGCTCCAATATGTGTTGACTTAACCCGGGATAGTTCATTAAGCAGCAGATCTATAATGTTGCAGATTGATAGTAAATCTCAAGCTGTTTCTGCAA GTGCACTTCGGCATTCATTACAAGACAGGTTGGGTAAAGCATCTGGCAAGAGCCGTGATGAAATATATTTAAAGCTCCGAACAAGTACAG CTCCACCACTGAAATTGATTGATTTGCCTGGAGCAGATAAGGGAAATGTTGACGATTCATTG AGTCTGTATGCTGAACGCAGTGATGCAATTTTGCTGGTAGTAATACCTGCTGCCCAGGCTCCTGAAGTTGCATCAGCCAAAGCTATTAGAATTGCAAAGGAACTAGACGGAGAAT GTACTAGAACCGTTGGAGTGATTAGCAAAGTAGATCAAGCATCATCAGACCCAAAAGTTCTTGCTGCAGTGCAGGCTCTTTTGCTAAATCAAGGGCCTAGAAGTACCTCTGACATCCCATGGGTTGCTTTAATTGGTCAGTCGGTCGCTATAGCATCTGCTCAATCAGGGAGTGTTGGAGCTGACAATTCTTTAGAAAATGCATGGCGAGCTGAGAGTGAAAGTTTGAAATCTATACTGACTGGAGCCCCTCAAAGCAAGCTCGGGAGGTTAGCATTGGTGGAGACCATTGCTCAACAGATCCGAAGTCGCATGAAAATAAGGCTGCCAAATCTTCTTACAGG GCTCCAGGGCAAGTCCCAAGTAGTGCAGGATGAACTTTTCAGGCTTGGTGAACAGATGGTTCATAGTTCTGAGGGTACAAGAGCATTGGCATTGGAGCTTTGCCGTGAATTTGAGGACAAGTTCCTCCAGCATATCACAACCGGAGAG GGTTCTGGCTGGAAAGTGGTTTCTAGTTTTGAAGGCAATTTTCCCAACAGGATAAAGCAACTGCCTTTGGATCGACATTTTGACATTAATAATGTTAAAAGA ATTGTGCTCGAAGCTGATGGTTATCAGCCTTATCTTATTTCTCCCGAGAAAGGGCTGAGGTCATTAATTAAAGGTGTTTTAGAGTTAGCGAAAGAATCATCACGCCTCTGTGTTGATGAG GTGCACCGGGTGCTTGTTGATATCGTGTCAGCTTCTGCAAATGCAACACCGGGCCTCGGGAGATATCCTCCTTTTAAGCGCGAG GTTATAGCAATTGCCACAACTGCTTTGGAAGGATTCAAGAATGAAGCTAAAACTATGGTAGTTGCACTTGTCGACATGGAACGTGCATATGTTCCACCTCAACATTTCATACGTCTTGTGCAGAGGCG GATGGATAGGCAGCGACGTGAAGAGGAGTTGAAAGGCCGATCTTCCAAAAAGGGTTCTGAGGCAGAGCAATCAATATTGAATAGG GCGGCTAGCCCGCAAACTGGGGGCAGCTCAAAACCGATGAAGGATAGCAAATCTGGTctacaagataaagataaagacAAAGACGCCCAAGAAGGATCTGGGCTGAAGATTGCAGGACCAGATGGAGAACTAACAGCAG GTTTTTTGTTGAAGAAGAGTACGAAAACTAATGGTTGGAGCCGCAGATGGTTCGTCTTAAATGGAAAAACAGGAAAA CTTGGGTACACGAAGAAGCAGGAAGAGAGACATTTTCGTGGTGTCATTACATTGGAG GAATGTAATTTAGAAGAAGTTGCAGAAAATGAGGAAACTCCTCCAGCGAAGAGTTCTAAAGATAAAAAAGCAAACGGTCCAGATTCGGGAAAAGCACCCAGTCTAGTATTTAAGCTAACAAGTAGAGTTCCATAtaagactgtcctaaaag CCAATAGTGCCGTTGTTTTGAAGGCTGAAAGTGCTACTGACAAGGCAGAATGGTTAAATAAACTTAGAGATGTTATCAGTTCAAAAGGAGGTCAAGTGAAGGGTGAATCTGGCCCTCCATTGCGCCAAAGTCTTTCTGATGGTTCTCTT GAAACAATGACCAGAAGACCTGCCGATCCAGAAGAAGAACTTCGGTGGATGTCTCAGGAAGTGCGTGGTTACGTCGAAGCTGTTCTTAACAGTCTTGCAGCCAATGTCCCAAAG GCTGTTGTACTTTGCCAAGTTGAAAAGTCAAAAGAAGATATGCTATTTAAGCTATACAGTTCTATAAG TGCTCAAAGCATGGCAAGAATAGAAGAGCTGCTCCAAGAGGACCAGAATGTCAAGCGTAGGAGAGAGCGTATCCAGAAACAGTCCTCTATTCTTTCTAAGCTCACTAGACAACTCAGTATTCATGATAACCGGGCAGCCGCTGCATCCAGCTATTCAAATGGTGTTGGAGCAG TAGAAAGTCCAACCACTGCTGGTCCATCATCGGGGGACGACTGGAGATCTGCATTTGATACTGCCGCCAACGGCCCAAACCTATCATACGGGGATTCTAGATCAAATGGTCACAGCCGGCGGAACAGTGATCCTTCTCAAAATGGTGATATCAACCCTGGTGGCCGACGCACGCCCACCCGTGTGCCACCAGCTCCTCCATCGTCTGGCTCTGGTTATAGATTCTAA
- the LOC121781938 gene encoding dynamin-2B-like isoform X2 produces MEAIEELVQLSESMRQASALLADEDVDETTSSSSSSKRSSTFLNVVALGNTGAGKSAVLNSLIGHPALPTGEGGATRAPICVDLTRDSSLSSRSIMLQIDSKSQAVSASALRHSLQDRLGKASGKSRDEIYLKLRTSTAPPLKLIDLPGADKGNVDDSLSLYAERSDAILLVVIPAAQAPEVASAKAIRIAKELDGECTRTVGVISKVDQASSDPKVLAAVQALLLNQGPRSTSDIPWVALIGQSVAIASAQSGSVGADNSLENAWRAESESLKSILTGAPQSKLGRLALVETIAQQIRSRMKIRLPNLLTGLQGKSQVVQDELFRLGEQMVHSSEGTRALALELCREFEDKFLQHITTGEGSGWKVVSSFEGNFPNRIKQLPLDRHFDINNVKRIVLEADGYQPYLISPEKGLRSLIKGVLELAKESSRLCVDEVHRVLVDIVSASANATPGLGRYPPFKREVIAIATTALEGFKNEAKTMVVALVDMERAYVPPQHFIRLVQRRMDRQRREEELKGRSSKKGSEAEQSILNRAASPQTGGSSKPMKDSKSGLQDKDKDKDAQEGSGLKIAGPDGELTAGFLLKKSTKTNGWSRRWFVLNGKTGKLGYTKKQEERHFRGVITLEECNLEEVAENEETPPAKSSKDKKANGPDSGKAPSLVFKLTSRVPYKTVLKANSAVVLKAESATDKAEWLNKLRDVISSKGGQVKGESGPPLRQSLSDGSLETMTRRPADPEEELRWMSQEVRGYVEAVLNSLAANVPKAVVLCQVEKSKEDMLFKLYSSISAQSMARIEELLQEDQNVKRRRERIQKQSSILSKLTRQLSIHDNRAAAASSYSNGVGAESPTTAGPSSGDDWRSAFDTAANGPNLSYGDSRSNGHSRRNSDPSQNGDINPGGRRTPTRVPPAPPSSGSGYRF; encoded by the exons ATGGAGGCTATCGAGGAACTGGTGCAGCTCTCGGAATCGATGCGGCAGGCGTCGGCGTTGCTCGCCGATGAGGATGTTGACGAGACGACGTCTTCGTCTTCTTCATCCAAGCGCTCGTCCACTTTCCTCAATGTCGTTGCTCTTGGAAACACT GGTGCAGGTAAGTCAGCTGTACTGAATAGTCTAATCGGGCATCCAGCATTG CCAACTGGTGAAGGTGGTGCAACCCGTGCTCCAATATGTGTTGACTTAACCCGGGATAGTTCATTAAGCAGCAGATCTATAATGTTGCAGATTGATAGTAAATCTCAAGCTGTTTCTGCAA GTGCACTTCGGCATTCATTACAAGACAGGTTGGGTAAAGCATCTGGCAAGAGCCGTGATGAAATATATTTAAAGCTCCGAACAAGTACAG CTCCACCACTGAAATTGATTGATTTGCCTGGAGCAGATAAGGGAAATGTTGACGATTCATTG AGTCTGTATGCTGAACGCAGTGATGCAATTTTGCTGGTAGTAATACCTGCTGCCCAGGCTCCTGAAGTTGCATCAGCCAAAGCTATTAGAATTGCAAAGGAACTAGACGGAGAAT GTACTAGAACCGTTGGAGTGATTAGCAAAGTAGATCAAGCATCATCAGACCCAAAAGTTCTTGCTGCAGTGCAGGCTCTTTTGCTAAATCAAGGGCCTAGAAGTACCTCTGACATCCCATGGGTTGCTTTAATTGGTCAGTCGGTCGCTATAGCATCTGCTCAATCAGGGAGTGTTGGAGCTGACAATTCTTTAGAAAATGCATGGCGAGCTGAGAGTGAAAGTTTGAAATCTATACTGACTGGAGCCCCTCAAAGCAAGCTCGGGAGGTTAGCATTGGTGGAGACCATTGCTCAACAGATCCGAAGTCGCATGAAAATAAGGCTGCCAAATCTTCTTACAGG GCTCCAGGGCAAGTCCCAAGTAGTGCAGGATGAACTTTTCAGGCTTGGTGAACAGATGGTTCATAGTTCTGAGGGTACAAGAGCATTGGCATTGGAGCTTTGCCGTGAATTTGAGGACAAGTTCCTCCAGCATATCACAACCGGAGAG GGTTCTGGCTGGAAAGTGGTTTCTAGTTTTGAAGGCAATTTTCCCAACAGGATAAAGCAACTGCCTTTGGATCGACATTTTGACATTAATAATGTTAAAAGA ATTGTGCTCGAAGCTGATGGTTATCAGCCTTATCTTATTTCTCCCGAGAAAGGGCTGAGGTCATTAATTAAAGGTGTTTTAGAGTTAGCGAAAGAATCATCACGCCTCTGTGTTGATGAG GTGCACCGGGTGCTTGTTGATATCGTGTCAGCTTCTGCAAATGCAACACCGGGCCTCGGGAGATATCCTCCTTTTAAGCGCGAG GTTATAGCAATTGCCACAACTGCTTTGGAAGGATTCAAGAATGAAGCTAAAACTATGGTAGTTGCACTTGTCGACATGGAACGTGCATATGTTCCACCTCAACATTTCATACGTCTTGTGCAGAGGCG GATGGATAGGCAGCGACGTGAAGAGGAGTTGAAAGGCCGATCTTCCAAAAAGGGTTCTGAGGCAGAGCAATCAATATTGAATAGG GCGGCTAGCCCGCAAACTGGGGGCAGCTCAAAACCGATGAAGGATAGCAAATCTGGTctacaagataaagataaagacAAAGACGCCCAAGAAGGATCTGGGCTGAAGATTGCAGGACCAGATGGAGAACTAACAGCAG GTTTTTTGTTGAAGAAGAGTACGAAAACTAATGGTTGGAGCCGCAGATGGTTCGTCTTAAATGGAAAAACAGGAAAA CTTGGGTACACGAAGAAGCAGGAAGAGAGACATTTTCGTGGTGTCATTACATTGGAG GAATGTAATTTAGAAGAAGTTGCAGAAAATGAGGAAACTCCTCCAGCGAAGAGTTCTAAAGATAAAAAAGCAAACGGTCCAGATTCGGGAAAAGCACCCAGTCTAGTATTTAAGCTAACAAGTAGAGTTCCATAtaagactgtcctaaaag CCAATAGTGCCGTTGTTTTGAAGGCTGAAAGTGCTACTGACAAGGCAGAATGGTTAAATAAACTTAGAGATGTTATCAGTTCAAAAGGAGGTCAAGTGAAGGGTGAATCTGGCCCTCCATTGCGCCAAAGTCTTTCTGATGGTTCTCTT GAAACAATGACCAGAAGACCTGCCGATCCAGAAGAAGAACTTCGGTGGATGTCTCAGGAAGTGCGTGGTTACGTCGAAGCTGTTCTTAACAGTCTTGCAGCCAATGTCCCAAAG GCTGTTGTACTTTGCCAAGTTGAAAAGTCAAAAGAAGATATGCTATTTAAGCTATACAGTTCTATAAG TGCTCAAAGCATGGCAAGAATAGAAGAGCTGCTCCAAGAGGACCAGAATGTCAAGCGTAGGAGAGAGCGTATCCAGAAACAGTCCTCTATTCTTTCTAAGCTCACTAGACAACTCAGTATTCATGATAACCGGGCAGCCGCTGCATCCAGCTATTCAAATGGTGTTGGAGCAG AAAGTCCAACCACTGCTGGTCCATCATCGGGGGACGACTGGAGATCTGCATTTGATACTGCCGCCAACGGCCCAAACCTATCATACGGGGATTCTAGATCAAATGGTCACAGCCGGCGGAACAGTGATCCTTCTCAAAATGGTGATATCAACCCTGGTGGCCGACGCACGCCCACCCGTGTGCCACCAGCTCCTCCATCGTCTGGCTCTGGTTATAGATTCTAA